From Microbacterium sp. 10M-3C3:
AAGCAGCAGCTCACGGTCGGCGAGCTGACCGACCGCTCGCGCGCGATGGTGCCGATCGCCGCCGCCGTGGCGGGGCTGGCGATCCCCGCCGGCATCTTCGTCCTGTTCAACCTGCAGAGCGGCCAGGCGCACGCGTGGGGCGTAGTCATCTCCACCGACACCGCGTTCCTCCTCGGCGCCCTCGCCCTTATCGGTCCGCGCTTCTCCGCGCGCCTGCGCACGTTCCTGCTCACGCTCGCCGTCGTCGACGACATCGGTGCGCTGCTGGTGATCGGGCTGTTCTACAACAGCGGACTGAACCTCGCTCCGTTCGCGTGCGCGGTCGCACTGCTCGTCCTCCTCGGCGTCGTCCGCTTCCTGCCCGCTGCGCTGCGCGGTCTCGCGTACACGGTGCTCGGGGCGGCGCTGTGGGTGGCGGTCTTCCTCGCGGGGGTGCATCCGACCCTCGCGGGTGTCGCCGTCGCGCTGCTCATCCCCGTCTTCCCGCCCCGCCGCGGCGATGTCGAGCGGGCCGCCGAGCAGGCCCGCGCCTTCCGCGAGTCGCCCAACCCGCGCTACGCCGCGGCGGTGGCGCGGAGCCTGCGCGAATCGATCTCGATCAACGAGCGCGTGCAGGACGCGTGGCGGCCGTGGATCTCGTACGGCGTCCTGCCGGTGTTCGCCCTCGCCAACGCCGGCGTGCACATCACCGGGGAGACCCTCGCCGCCGCGTGGACGTCACCCGTCGCGTGGGGCATCCTCGCGGGCCTCATCGTGGGCAAGTTCGTCGGCATCACCGGCGCGACCTGGTTCGTGCGGCTGATCGGCAAGGGGCAGCTGGCCCCCGGCCTCAGCCTGCACCGGGTCGCCGGCGGTGCGGCGCTGTCGGGCATCGGCTTCACGATCGCGCTCTTCCTCGTGCCGATCGCGATCACCGACCCCGAGGTGCAGGACATCGCGCGCGTCGCCGTGCTCGCCGCATCCGTCCTGGCGTTCGCGCTCGGCTGGGCGATCCTCACGATCGGCGACCTCGTGAGCCCGCCCATGGCCGTCGGCCTCAAGCTCGCCCGGCGCGTCGACCCCGATCGTGACCACGTCAAAGGCTCGATGGACGCGCCGTACGAGATCGTCGAGTACGGCGACTTCGAGTGCCCCTTCTGCAGTCGCGCGACGGGCTCGGTCGACGCCGTGCGCGAGCGCTTCGGCGACGACCTGCGATGGGTCTGGCGCCACCTGCCGCTGGACCACGTGCACCCGCACGCACAGGAGGCTGCGCAGGCCGCCGAGGCGGCGGGACGTCAGGGATAGTTCTTCGAGATGAGCCGCAAGCTCTTCGCGCATCAGGACCACCTCGAGCGCGACGACCTGTTCCGCTACGCGGAGATGCTGGGCCTGGACCCGGATCGTTTCGCCGAGGACTTCGCGTCACCCAAGGTGCTGCGCCACATCCAGGACGACCGGCTCGACGCCGAGCTCATGGACCTCGGCTCCACCCCGACGTTCTTCCTCAACGGCTACCGGCACATCGGCCCCTACGACTCCGCGTCGCTCATCCGCGCGGTGCAGGCGCCGCCGCCGGTGAAGAAGCAGGGCTGAGCTCGAGCAGGCGGCGCGCGAGGAGCGTCGATCCGGCCACCGCCGCGGGCATCACGGCGACCGCGCCGAGGGGGATGAGGAAGCACAGCTGCGTGGCGACCCCGAAACCGAGCACGCGCGATCTGTTCGCGCGGAGGAGTCGCCGCCGCGCGGCGCGGTCGTAGCCGCGCGCGGACAGCGCGCGAGAGGAGAGCTCGTCGGCGAGCAGCCGGCCCGTGAGGATCACACCCACGACCGTGCCGGCGATGCCTCCCACGATCGGGACGAGCCCGACGAGCCACGCGATGACCGCGACGCCGACGCCGCGCACCACGAGGACGACTCCGTCGCCGGCCGACCGCCAGAAGCCCGGCCCCTGTTCGGGCACATCGCCGCCGGCGTCCTGCTCGACGGCGCGCCAGACGCGATCGTAGAACGGCTCGCCGACGATCAGCGTGACGGCGGTGAAGGTCACGGCGGCGAGGATGAGCGCGCCCCCGACGGTCGCGATCGCCACCCCCACCCGCAGCAGCGTCGACCAGAAGGGCGGCCACCCCTCCGCGAAGGGGGTGACGGCCGTCGCGATCGTGGGGACCGCGATCACGAGGGCCACGAGCGCGGCGGCGAAGACGGCCGCCACGACGAGCGCCGGGACCAGCCCGAGCGCCATCACGCCGGGGCGGCGGCTCCAGAATCCGAAGCCGCGCAGGAGATCCCTGACACCCT
This genomic window contains:
- a CDS encoding EI24 domain-containing protein is translated as MRDVGEGVRDLLRGFGFWSRRPGVMALGLVPALVVAAVFAAALVALVIAVPTIATAVTPFAEGWPPFWSTLLRVGVAIATVGGALILAAVTFTAVTLIVGEPFYDRVWRAVEQDAGGDVPEQGPGFWRSAGDGVVLVVRGVGVAVIAWLVGLVPIVGGIAGTVVGVILTGRLLADELSSRALSARGYDRAARRRLLRANRSRVLGFGVATQLCFLIPLGAVAVMPAAVAGSTLLARRLLELSPASSPAAAPAPRG